A window of the Diceros bicornis minor isolate mBicDic1 chromosome 28, mDicBic1.mat.cur, whole genome shotgun sequence genome harbors these coding sequences:
- the LCN10 gene encoding epididymal-specific lipocalin-10: MGLGWLLPALILAVVLAVGSQPQEQIPREAHNLNWSKFSGFWYILAVASNTTGFLPSRDKRKLGASVVKVHKTGQLKVVFAFNQSQGCQAHTLLLRKDRKKAVFRNPLRGVQGFRVLSTDYSHGLVYLRLGRAGRTSKTLLLFSRQNTSSFLSMKGFADTCEVLELTDGAAVLPKDASCAHTILP, translated from the exons ATGGGGCTGGGGTGGCTGCTGCCCGCGCTGATCCTGGCAGTGGTGCTGGCTGTGGGGTCCCAGCCGCAAGAGCAGATCCCTAGGGAGGCCCACAACCTCAATTGGAGCAAG TTTTCAGGGTTCTGGTACATTCTTGCCGTCGCCTCTAACACCACAGGATTCTTGCCAAGCAGAGACAAGAGGAAGCTGGGGGCGTCCGTGGTGAAGGTTCACAAAACAGGCCAGCTGAAGGTGGTCTTTGCTTTTAACCA GTCGCAGGGGTGCCAGGCGCACACGTTGCTTCTGCggaaagacaggaagaaggcCGTGTTCAGGAATCCCC TGAGGGGGGTGCAGGGCTTCCGCGTGCTGTCCACCGACTACAGCCACGGCCTGGTCTACCTGCGCCTGGGGCGGGCTGGCCGCACCTCCAAGACCCTGCTGCTCTTCA GCAGACAGAACACGTCCAGCTTCCTGAGCATGAAGGGCTTCGCAGACACGTGTGAGGTGCTGGAGCTCACAGATGGCGCGGCCGTCCTCCCGAAAGACG CCTCCTGTGCGCACACCATCCTGCCGTGA
- the LCN6 gene encoding epididymal-specific lipocalin-6 has protein sequence MGGVLLAALLALVSVSRAQAVWLGRLDPKQLLGSWYVLAKASGERGFALEKATKNIEGVVVTLTPENNLKMLSSRHRLERCDLNVVELLRQDAGWVFENPALGVVEFRVLSTDFRDYAVVFTQLEFADEAFSTVELYSRSQLASQEAMRLFTKWSKGLGFLSQQQAELQKDLTCAHKAFQVSFPQNVTWGSLHRRRSQGARGAPTSQWAGGPLPQPEGRVAPLP, from the exons ATGGGAGGTGTGCTGCTGGCTGCTCTTCTGGCTCTAGTCTCTGTGTCCAGGGCCCAGGCCGTGTGGCTGGGCAGGCTCGACCCCAAGCAG CTCCTGGGGTCCTGGTATGTGCTGGCCAAGGCCTCCGGGGAAAGGGGCTTTGCGCTGGAGAAGGCCACGAAAAACATTGAGGGGGTCGTGGTGACCCTCACTCCAGAAAACAACCTGAAAATGCTGTCCTCCAGGCACAG GCTGGAGAGATGCGACCTGAACGTGGTGGAGCTGCTGAGGCAGGACGCCGGCTGGGTGTTTGAGAACCCCG CGCTGGGCGTGGTGGAGTTCCGGGTGCTGAGCACCGACTTCAGGGACTACGCCGTGGTCTTCACGCAGCTGGAGTTCGCCGACGAGGCCTTCAGCACGGTGGAGCTGTACA GTCGGTCGCAGCTGGCCAGCCAGGAGGCCATGCGCCTCTTCACCAAGTGGAGCAAGGGCCTGGGCTTCCTGTCGCAGCAGCAGGCTGAGCTGCAGAAGGACC tCACCTGTGCGCACAAGGCCTTCCAGGTAAGCTTCCCCCAGAACGTCACCTGGGGATCCCTGCACCGCAGGAGGAGCCAGGGGGCCCGGGGAGCTCCCACATCCCAGTGGGCAGGGGGCCCCTTGCCCCAGCCTGAGGGGCGGGTGGCTCCACTGCCGTGA